The following proteins come from a genomic window of Alosa sapidissima isolate fAloSap1 chromosome 22, fAloSap1.pri, whole genome shotgun sequence:
- the LOC121697153 gene encoding anoctamin-4-like isoform X1, whose amino-acid sequence MRMVEHDCSRTDVQLILQRCPTMRIQPGMCSGTSEHCCKVRELDSAADTDENVSLEIHDESTRVCPETPKHRTRLSSGSTQDREPSCGSYNVSTGTSYYSCVSQITIGFDPEGQVAIGISHWKRPYPLMCQALPSPDGVQSEAAAFPGLMEHAEPASCPASLSITPLPSPCSSQDTISDSSSSVSPSLYGAEPHWHNLRSRSVLRPLARPQPQRPPLGTAVSMEESSSGMPDSSSTLDMTPQHVAVKDAKALLEESDGSGDPLKDDDSLLNPGTHSSILDEPSSQDLASEAGRSKSSGLCFSDGKCRIDYVLVYKKSSPQTEKREVFERNIRAEGLQMEKESSITNSDVIFVKLHAPWEVLCRYAEIMNIRMPFRRKFYYLHRRYRFMTRLEKKMSKFRGWLPRKPMKFDESLPDLEENESFTAPFSRQRIHHFIIHNKDTFFSNATRTRIVHHILQRVKYEEGKNKIGLNRLLSNNSYEAAFPLHEGSYRSKNSIRTHGADNQRHLLYECWAWWGVWYKYQPLDLVRRYFGEKIGLYFAWLGWYTGMLFPAAIVGLMVFLYGVFTLEHCQVSKEVCQATDIIMCPLCDHYCPYMRLSDSCIYAKVTHLFDNGATVFFAVFMAVWATVFLEFWKRRRAVLAYDWDLIDWEEEEEDVRPQFEAKYSKKERMNPISGKPEPYQAFTDKYSRLIVSASGIFFMILVVIAAVFGIVIYRVVTVSTFAAFDWALIRNNSQVATTGTAVCINFCIIMLLNVLYEKVALLLTNLEQPRTESEWENSFTLKMFLFQFVNLNSSTFYIAFFLGRFTGRPGAYIRLINRWKLEECHPSGCLIDLFMQMGIIMVLKQTWNNFMELGYPLIQNWWTQRRLRKEFGQKAMDVFPQWEKDYNLQPMNTYGLFDEYLEMILFSSVLQFGFTTIFVAAFPLAPLLALLNNIIEIRLDAFKFVTQWRRPLPSQAKDIGIWYGILEGIGILSVISNAFVIAITSDFIPRLVYAYKYGPCAGQGRAGERCMMGYVNASLSIFRVSDFESKSQPRTNGSELFGDPVRYCRYRDYREDPNSEEPYSYTLQFWHVLAARLAFIIVFEHMVFTIKNLIAYLIPDLPKDLRDRMRREKYLIQEIMYEAELERLQKEKNEKKKKNERVHHNEWP is encoded by the exons GATTTGACCCGGAGGGCCAGGTGGCCATTGGCATCTCCCACTGGAAGAGGCCATACCCGCTAATGTGCCAGGCCTTGCCCAGCCCGGATGGGGTGCAGTCGGAGGCGGCGGCGTTCCCTGGCCTGATGGAGCACGCGGAGCCGGCGTCCTGCCCTGCGTCGCTCTCCATCACCCCACTGCCCTCCCCCTGCAGCAGCCAGGACACCATCAGCGACAGCAGCTCCA GTGTGAGTCCCTCTCTTTATGGAGCTGAGCCCCACTGGCACAACCTCCGCAGCAGAAGCGTGTTGCGCCCCCTGGCCCGGCCCCAGCCCCAGAGACCCCCCCTCGGGACGGCCGTAAGCATGGAGGAGTCCTCGTCCGGGATGCCCGACTCCAGCAGCACCCTGGATATGACTCCCCAACACG TGGCGGTGAAGGATGCCAAGGCTCTCCTGGAGGAGAGCGATGGCTCCGGGGACCCCCTCAAAGATGACGACTCGCTGCTCAACCCTGGAACCCATAGCAGCATTCTAGATGAGCCCAGCTCTCAGGATCTCGCCTCAGAG GCAGGGAGGAGTAAGTCCAGTGGCCTGTGCTTCAGCGACGGCAAGTGCCGAATCGACTACGTGCTGGTGTACAAGAAGTCCAGTCCACAGACGGAGAAGAGGGAAGTGTTTGAGAGAAACATCCGCGCTGAGGGGCTgcagatggagaaggag TCCTCCATTACCAACAGCGATGTGATCTTCGTCAAGCTGCATGCTCCGTGGGAGGTCCTGTGTCGCTACGCGGAGATCATGAACATCCGAATGCCCTTCAG GAGGAAATTCTATTACCTGCATCGGCGCTACAGGTTCATGACCAG ACTGGAGAAGAAGATGAGCAAGTTCCGTGGATGGCTACCTCGCAAACCCATGAAGTTTGATGAGTCCCTCCCTGACCTGGAGGAAAACGAGAGCTTCACTGCCCCCTTCAGTCGACAGCGGATACACCA TTTCATCATCCACAACAAAGACACATTTTTCAGCAACGCCACAAGGACACGAATCGTCCACCACATCCTCCAAAGAGTCAAATATGAAGAGGGCAAAAATAAAATAG GCTTAAACCGACTTCTGAGCAATAATTCCTATGAGGCTGCTTTCCCCCTGCATGAG GGGAGCTACAGAAGCAAGAACTCGATCCGTACTCACGGGGCAGACAACCAGCGCCACCTGTTGTACGAATGCTGGGCCTGGTGGGGAGTCTGGTACAAGTACCAACCGCTCGACCtcgtcag ACGATACTTCGGGGAGAAGATTGGCCTCTACTTCGCCTGGCTGGGCTGGTACACGGGGATGCTGTTCCCAGCAGCTATTGTAGGGCTCATGGTCTTTCTCTATGGGGTGTTTACCTTGGAGCACTGCCAGGTTAG TAAAGAGGTCTGCCAGGCCACTGACATCATCATGTGTCCCCTCTGTGACCACTACTGCCCATACATGAGACTCTCAGACAGCTGTATATATGCCAAG GTCACCCATCTTTTCGATAATGGAGCGACTGTTTTCTTTGCTGTATTCATGGCAGTTTGGG caACAGTGTTCCTAGAGTTCTGGAAGAGGAGACGCGCTGTTCTGGCCTATGATTGGGACCTCATAgactgggaggaggaggag GAAGACGTCCGGCCTCAGTTTGAGGCCAAGTACTCCAAGAAGGAGCGGATGAACCCCATATCAGGGAAGCCGGAGCCGTACCAGGCGTTCACAGACAAATACAGCAGACTCATAGTGTCAGCATCAGGAATCTTTTTTATG ATTCTGGTGGTGATTGCTGCTGTCTTTGGCATTGTGATTTACCGCGTGGTGACGGTCAGCACGTTTGCTGCCTTTGACTGGGCCCTCATCAGGAATAACTCTCAGGTGGCCACTACCGGAACTGCAGTCTGCATCAACTTCTGCATCATCATGCTACTGAACGTG tTGTACGAAAAAGTTGCACTTCTGCTTACCAACTTAG agcagccAAGAACAGAATCAGAATGGGAGAACAGTTTCACCTTAAAGATGTTCCTTTTCCAGTTTGTCAATCTGAACAGCTCTACCTTTTACATTGCATTCTTCCTTGGAAG GTTCACTGGTCGTCCAGGTGCCTACATTCGCCTGATCAACCGCTGGAAGCTGGAGGAG TGCCATCCAAGTGGTTGTCTTATAGACCTGTTCATGCAGATGGGAATCATTATGGTGCTCAAGCAAACTTGGAACAACTTCATGGAGCTGGGATATCC ACTGATCCAGAACTGGTGGACACAGCGACGTCTCAGGAAAGAGTTTGGCCAGAAGGCTATGGATGTCTTTCCCCAGTGGGAGAAGGACTACAACCTCCAGCCTATGAACACTTATGGCCTGTTTGATGAATACCTGGAGATGA TACTGTTTTCTTCAGTCTTACAGTTTGGCTTCACCACCATCTTTGTAGCTGCCTTCCCCCTGGCCCCTCTCCTGGCCCTCCTCAACAACATCATCGAAATCCGTCTGGATGCGTTCAAGTTTGTCACACAGTGGCGCCGACCTTTGCCCTCCCAAGCCAAAGACATTG gaaTCTGGTATGGCATTTTGGAGGGTATTGGCATTCTCTCTGTCATCAGCAATGCCTTTGTCATTGCAATTACCTCAGACTTCATCCCCCGGCTGGTTTATGCCTACAAATATGGCCCCTGTGCTGGGCAGGGCCGTGCGGGGGAGAG GTGTATGATGGGCTATGTTAATGCCAGTCTCTCAATATTCCGGGTATCCGATTTTGAGAGCAAGTCCCAACCACGAACAAATGGATCAGAACTGTTCGGGGACCCTGTGAGGTATTGCAG GTACCGTGACTACAGAGAAGATCCCAACTCTGAAGAGCCATATTCTTACACACTGCAGTTCTGGCATGTCTTGGCTGCCCGCCTGGCTTTCATCATTGTATTCGAG CACATGGTTTTCACCATCAAGAACCTCATTGCTTACCTGATCCCTGACCTGCCAAAAGACTTGCGTGACCGCATGCGCAGGGAGAAGTATCTGATCCAGGAGATCATGTATGAGGCCGAGCTGGAGAGACTACAAAAGGAGAAAaatgaaaagaagaagaaaaatgaaagagTTCACCACAATGAATGGCCATGA
- the LOC121697153 gene encoding anoctamin-4-like isoform X3: MEESSSGMPDSSSTLDMTPQHVAVKDAKALLEESDGSGDPLKDDDSLLNPGTHSSILDEPSSQDLASEAGRSKSSGLCFSDGKCRIDYVLVYKKSSPQTEKREVFERNIRAEGLQMEKESSITNSDVIFVKLHAPWEVLCRYAEIMNIRMPFRRKFYYLHRRYRFMTRLEKKMSKFRGWLPRKPMKFDESLPDLEENESFTAPFSRQRIHHFIIHNKDTFFSNATRTRIVHHILQRVKYEEGKNKIGLNRLLSNNSYEAAFPLHEGSYRSKNSIRTHGADNQRHLLYECWAWWGVWYKYQPLDLVRRYFGEKIGLYFAWLGWYTGMLFPAAIVGLMVFLYGVFTLEHCQVSKEVCQATDIIMCPLCDHYCPYMRLSDSCIYAKVTHLFDNGATVFFAVFMAVWATVFLEFWKRRRAVLAYDWDLIDWEEEEEDVRPQFEAKYSKKERMNPISGKPEPYQAFTDKYSRLIVSASGIFFMILVVIAAVFGIVIYRVVTVSTFAAFDWALIRNNSQVATTGTAVCINFCIIMLLNVLYEKVALLLTNLEQPRTESEWENSFTLKMFLFQFVNLNSSTFYIAFFLGRFTGRPGAYIRLINRWKLEECHPSGCLIDLFMQMGIIMVLKQTWNNFMELGYPLIQNWWTQRRLRKEFGQKAMDVFPQWEKDYNLQPMNTYGLFDEYLEMILFSSVLQFGFTTIFVAAFPLAPLLALLNNIIEIRLDAFKFVTQWRRPLPSQAKDIGIWYGILEGIGILSVISNAFVIAITSDFIPRLVYAYKYGPCAGQGRAGERCMMGYVNASLSIFRVSDFESKSQPRTNGSELFGDPVRYCRYRDYREDPNSEEPYSYTLQFWHVLAARLAFIIVFEHMVFTIKNLIAYLIPDLPKDLRDRMRREKYLIQEIMYEAELERLQKEKNEKKKKNERVHHNEWP; this comes from the exons ATGGAGGAGTCCTCGTCCGGGATGCCCGACTCCAGCAGCACCCTGGATATGACTCCCCAACACG TGGCGGTGAAGGATGCCAAGGCTCTCCTGGAGGAGAGCGATGGCTCCGGGGACCCCCTCAAAGATGACGACTCGCTGCTCAACCCTGGAACCCATAGCAGCATTCTAGATGAGCCCAGCTCTCAGGATCTCGCCTCAGAG GCAGGGAGGAGTAAGTCCAGTGGCCTGTGCTTCAGCGACGGCAAGTGCCGAATCGACTACGTGCTGGTGTACAAGAAGTCCAGTCCACAGACGGAGAAGAGGGAAGTGTTTGAGAGAAACATCCGCGCTGAGGGGCTgcagatggagaaggag TCCTCCATTACCAACAGCGATGTGATCTTCGTCAAGCTGCATGCTCCGTGGGAGGTCCTGTGTCGCTACGCGGAGATCATGAACATCCGAATGCCCTTCAG GAGGAAATTCTATTACCTGCATCGGCGCTACAGGTTCATGACCAG ACTGGAGAAGAAGATGAGCAAGTTCCGTGGATGGCTACCTCGCAAACCCATGAAGTTTGATGAGTCCCTCCCTGACCTGGAGGAAAACGAGAGCTTCACTGCCCCCTTCAGTCGACAGCGGATACACCA TTTCATCATCCACAACAAAGACACATTTTTCAGCAACGCCACAAGGACACGAATCGTCCACCACATCCTCCAAAGAGTCAAATATGAAGAGGGCAAAAATAAAATAG GCTTAAACCGACTTCTGAGCAATAATTCCTATGAGGCTGCTTTCCCCCTGCATGAG GGGAGCTACAGAAGCAAGAACTCGATCCGTACTCACGGGGCAGACAACCAGCGCCACCTGTTGTACGAATGCTGGGCCTGGTGGGGAGTCTGGTACAAGTACCAACCGCTCGACCtcgtcag ACGATACTTCGGGGAGAAGATTGGCCTCTACTTCGCCTGGCTGGGCTGGTACACGGGGATGCTGTTCCCAGCAGCTATTGTAGGGCTCATGGTCTTTCTCTATGGGGTGTTTACCTTGGAGCACTGCCAGGTTAG TAAAGAGGTCTGCCAGGCCACTGACATCATCATGTGTCCCCTCTGTGACCACTACTGCCCATACATGAGACTCTCAGACAGCTGTATATATGCCAAG GTCACCCATCTTTTCGATAATGGAGCGACTGTTTTCTTTGCTGTATTCATGGCAGTTTGGG caACAGTGTTCCTAGAGTTCTGGAAGAGGAGACGCGCTGTTCTGGCCTATGATTGGGACCTCATAgactgggaggaggaggag GAAGACGTCCGGCCTCAGTTTGAGGCCAAGTACTCCAAGAAGGAGCGGATGAACCCCATATCAGGGAAGCCGGAGCCGTACCAGGCGTTCACAGACAAATACAGCAGACTCATAGTGTCAGCATCAGGAATCTTTTTTATG ATTCTGGTGGTGATTGCTGCTGTCTTTGGCATTGTGATTTACCGCGTGGTGACGGTCAGCACGTTTGCTGCCTTTGACTGGGCCCTCATCAGGAATAACTCTCAGGTGGCCACTACCGGAACTGCAGTCTGCATCAACTTCTGCATCATCATGCTACTGAACGTG tTGTACGAAAAAGTTGCACTTCTGCTTACCAACTTAG agcagccAAGAACAGAATCAGAATGGGAGAACAGTTTCACCTTAAAGATGTTCCTTTTCCAGTTTGTCAATCTGAACAGCTCTACCTTTTACATTGCATTCTTCCTTGGAAG GTTCACTGGTCGTCCAGGTGCCTACATTCGCCTGATCAACCGCTGGAAGCTGGAGGAG TGCCATCCAAGTGGTTGTCTTATAGACCTGTTCATGCAGATGGGAATCATTATGGTGCTCAAGCAAACTTGGAACAACTTCATGGAGCTGGGATATCC ACTGATCCAGAACTGGTGGACACAGCGACGTCTCAGGAAAGAGTTTGGCCAGAAGGCTATGGATGTCTTTCCCCAGTGGGAGAAGGACTACAACCTCCAGCCTATGAACACTTATGGCCTGTTTGATGAATACCTGGAGATGA TACTGTTTTCTTCAGTCTTACAGTTTGGCTTCACCACCATCTTTGTAGCTGCCTTCCCCCTGGCCCCTCTCCTGGCCCTCCTCAACAACATCATCGAAATCCGTCTGGATGCGTTCAAGTTTGTCACACAGTGGCGCCGACCTTTGCCCTCCCAAGCCAAAGACATTG gaaTCTGGTATGGCATTTTGGAGGGTATTGGCATTCTCTCTGTCATCAGCAATGCCTTTGTCATTGCAATTACCTCAGACTTCATCCCCCGGCTGGTTTATGCCTACAAATATGGCCCCTGTGCTGGGCAGGGCCGTGCGGGGGAGAG GTGTATGATGGGCTATGTTAATGCCAGTCTCTCAATATTCCGGGTATCCGATTTTGAGAGCAAGTCCCAACCACGAACAAATGGATCAGAACTGTTCGGGGACCCTGTGAGGTATTGCAG GTACCGTGACTACAGAGAAGATCCCAACTCTGAAGAGCCATATTCTTACACACTGCAGTTCTGGCATGTCTTGGCTGCCCGCCTGGCTTTCATCATTGTATTCGAG CACATGGTTTTCACCATCAAGAACCTCATTGCTTACCTGATCCCTGACCTGCCAAAAGACTTGCGTGACCGCATGCGCAGGGAGAAGTATCTGATCCAGGAGATCATGTATGAGGCCGAGCTGGAGAGACTACAAAAGGAGAAAaatgaaaagaagaagaaaaatgaaagagTTCACCACAATGAATGGCCATGA
- the LOC121697153 gene encoding anoctamin-4-like isoform X2 yields the protein MRMVEHDCSRTDVQLILQRCPTMRIQPGMCSGTSEHCCKVRELDSAADTDENVSLEIHDESTRVCPETPKHRTRLSSGSTQDREPSCGSYNVSTGTSYYSCVSQITIGFDPEGQVAIGISHWKRPYPLMCQALPSPDGVQSEAAAFPGLMEHAEPASCPASLSITPLPSPCSSQDTISDSSSSVSPSLYGAEPHWHNLRSRSVLRPLARPQPQRPPLGTAVSMEESSSGMPDSSSTLDMTPQHVAVKDAKALLEESDGSGDPLKDDDSLLNPGTHSSILDEPSSQDLASEAGRSKSSGLCFSDGKCRIDYVLVYKKSSPQTEKREVFERNIRAEGLQMEKESSITNSDVIFVKLHAPWEVLCRYAEIMNIRMPFRRKFYYLHRRYRFMTRLEKKMSKFRGWLPRKPMKFDESLPDLEENESFTAPFSRQRIHHFIIHNKDTFFSNATRTRIVHHILQRVKYEEGKNKIGLNRLLSNNSYEAAFPLHEGSYRSKNSIRTHGADNQRHLLYECWAWWGVWYKYQPLDLVRRYFGEKIGLYFAWLGWYTGMLFPAAIVGLMVFLYGVFTLEHCQVSKEVCQATDIIMCPLCDHYCPYMRLSDSCIYAKVTHLFDNGATVFFAVFMAVWATVFLEFWKRRRAVLAYDWDLIDWEEEEEDVRPQFEAKYSKKERMNPISGKPEPYQAFTDKYSRLIVSASGIFFMILVVIAAVFGIVIYRVVTVSTFAAFDWALIRNNSQVATTGTAVCINFCIIMLLNVLYEKVALLLTNLEQPRTESEWENSFTLKMFLFQFVNLNSSTFYIAFFLGRFTGRPGAYIRLINRWKLEECHPSGCLIDLFMQMGIIMVLKQTWNNFMELGYPLIQNWWTQRRLRKEFGQKAMDVFPQWEKDYNLQPMNTYGLFDEYLEMILQFGFTTIFVAAFPLAPLLALLNNIIEIRLDAFKFVTQWRRPLPSQAKDIGIWYGILEGIGILSVISNAFVIAITSDFIPRLVYAYKYGPCAGQGRAGERCMMGYVNASLSIFRVSDFESKSQPRTNGSELFGDPVRYCRYRDYREDPNSEEPYSYTLQFWHVLAARLAFIIVFEHMVFTIKNLIAYLIPDLPKDLRDRMRREKYLIQEIMYEAELERLQKEKNEKKKKNERVHHNEWP from the exons GATTTGACCCGGAGGGCCAGGTGGCCATTGGCATCTCCCACTGGAAGAGGCCATACCCGCTAATGTGCCAGGCCTTGCCCAGCCCGGATGGGGTGCAGTCGGAGGCGGCGGCGTTCCCTGGCCTGATGGAGCACGCGGAGCCGGCGTCCTGCCCTGCGTCGCTCTCCATCACCCCACTGCCCTCCCCCTGCAGCAGCCAGGACACCATCAGCGACAGCAGCTCCA GTGTGAGTCCCTCTCTTTATGGAGCTGAGCCCCACTGGCACAACCTCCGCAGCAGAAGCGTGTTGCGCCCCCTGGCCCGGCCCCAGCCCCAGAGACCCCCCCTCGGGACGGCCGTAAGCATGGAGGAGTCCTCGTCCGGGATGCCCGACTCCAGCAGCACCCTGGATATGACTCCCCAACACG TGGCGGTGAAGGATGCCAAGGCTCTCCTGGAGGAGAGCGATGGCTCCGGGGACCCCCTCAAAGATGACGACTCGCTGCTCAACCCTGGAACCCATAGCAGCATTCTAGATGAGCCCAGCTCTCAGGATCTCGCCTCAGAG GCAGGGAGGAGTAAGTCCAGTGGCCTGTGCTTCAGCGACGGCAAGTGCCGAATCGACTACGTGCTGGTGTACAAGAAGTCCAGTCCACAGACGGAGAAGAGGGAAGTGTTTGAGAGAAACATCCGCGCTGAGGGGCTgcagatggagaaggag TCCTCCATTACCAACAGCGATGTGATCTTCGTCAAGCTGCATGCTCCGTGGGAGGTCCTGTGTCGCTACGCGGAGATCATGAACATCCGAATGCCCTTCAG GAGGAAATTCTATTACCTGCATCGGCGCTACAGGTTCATGACCAG ACTGGAGAAGAAGATGAGCAAGTTCCGTGGATGGCTACCTCGCAAACCCATGAAGTTTGATGAGTCCCTCCCTGACCTGGAGGAAAACGAGAGCTTCACTGCCCCCTTCAGTCGACAGCGGATACACCA TTTCATCATCCACAACAAAGACACATTTTTCAGCAACGCCACAAGGACACGAATCGTCCACCACATCCTCCAAAGAGTCAAATATGAAGAGGGCAAAAATAAAATAG GCTTAAACCGACTTCTGAGCAATAATTCCTATGAGGCTGCTTTCCCCCTGCATGAG GGGAGCTACAGAAGCAAGAACTCGATCCGTACTCACGGGGCAGACAACCAGCGCCACCTGTTGTACGAATGCTGGGCCTGGTGGGGAGTCTGGTACAAGTACCAACCGCTCGACCtcgtcag ACGATACTTCGGGGAGAAGATTGGCCTCTACTTCGCCTGGCTGGGCTGGTACACGGGGATGCTGTTCCCAGCAGCTATTGTAGGGCTCATGGTCTTTCTCTATGGGGTGTTTACCTTGGAGCACTGCCAGGTTAG TAAAGAGGTCTGCCAGGCCACTGACATCATCATGTGTCCCCTCTGTGACCACTACTGCCCATACATGAGACTCTCAGACAGCTGTATATATGCCAAG GTCACCCATCTTTTCGATAATGGAGCGACTGTTTTCTTTGCTGTATTCATGGCAGTTTGGG caACAGTGTTCCTAGAGTTCTGGAAGAGGAGACGCGCTGTTCTGGCCTATGATTGGGACCTCATAgactgggaggaggaggag GAAGACGTCCGGCCTCAGTTTGAGGCCAAGTACTCCAAGAAGGAGCGGATGAACCCCATATCAGGGAAGCCGGAGCCGTACCAGGCGTTCACAGACAAATACAGCAGACTCATAGTGTCAGCATCAGGAATCTTTTTTATG ATTCTGGTGGTGATTGCTGCTGTCTTTGGCATTGTGATTTACCGCGTGGTGACGGTCAGCACGTTTGCTGCCTTTGACTGGGCCCTCATCAGGAATAACTCTCAGGTGGCCACTACCGGAACTGCAGTCTGCATCAACTTCTGCATCATCATGCTACTGAACGTG tTGTACGAAAAAGTTGCACTTCTGCTTACCAACTTAG agcagccAAGAACAGAATCAGAATGGGAGAACAGTTTCACCTTAAAGATGTTCCTTTTCCAGTTTGTCAATCTGAACAGCTCTACCTTTTACATTGCATTCTTCCTTGGAAG GTTCACTGGTCGTCCAGGTGCCTACATTCGCCTGATCAACCGCTGGAAGCTGGAGGAG TGCCATCCAAGTGGTTGTCTTATAGACCTGTTCATGCAGATGGGAATCATTATGGTGCTCAAGCAAACTTGGAACAACTTCATGGAGCTGGGATATCC ACTGATCCAGAACTGGTGGACACAGCGACGTCTCAGGAAAGAGTTTGGCCAGAAGGCTATGGATGTCTTTCCCCAGTGGGAGAAGGACTACAACCTCCAGCCTATGAACACTTATGGCCTGTTTGATGAATACCTGGAGATGA TCTTACAGTTTGGCTTCACCACCATCTTTGTAGCTGCCTTCCCCCTGGCCCCTCTCCTGGCCCTCCTCAACAACATCATCGAAATCCGTCTGGATGCGTTCAAGTTTGTCACACAGTGGCGCCGACCTTTGCCCTCCCAAGCCAAAGACATTG gaaTCTGGTATGGCATTTTGGAGGGTATTGGCATTCTCTCTGTCATCAGCAATGCCTTTGTCATTGCAATTACCTCAGACTTCATCCCCCGGCTGGTTTATGCCTACAAATATGGCCCCTGTGCTGGGCAGGGCCGTGCGGGGGAGAG GTGTATGATGGGCTATGTTAATGCCAGTCTCTCAATATTCCGGGTATCCGATTTTGAGAGCAAGTCCCAACCACGAACAAATGGATCAGAACTGTTCGGGGACCCTGTGAGGTATTGCAG GTACCGTGACTACAGAGAAGATCCCAACTCTGAAGAGCCATATTCTTACACACTGCAGTTCTGGCATGTCTTGGCTGCCCGCCTGGCTTTCATCATTGTATTCGAG CACATGGTTTTCACCATCAAGAACCTCATTGCTTACCTGATCCCTGACCTGCCAAAAGACTTGCGTGACCGCATGCGCAGGGAGAAGTATCTGATCCAGGAGATCATGTATGAGGCCGAGCTGGAGAGACTACAAAAGGAGAAAaatgaaaagaagaagaaaaatgaaagagTTCACCACAATGAATGGCCATGA